The following proteins are co-located in the Mesorhizobium sp. M1E.F.Ca.ET.045.02.1.1 genome:
- a CDS encoding VOC family protein yields the protein MPAIGAVRQVALSAGRDLDATLAFWQGVLGMSVHARYDPPGIAFIMAGDVRLLFADGVPPGTVYLDIAGLEAFHAETKAAGIPFTAPPALVHRDTEGRFGPAGESEWMAFLKDPAGNTIGLVERLAPERD from the coding sequence ATGCCTGCGATCGGCGCGGTCCGCCAGGTCGCGCTGTCGGCCGGGCGCGATCTCGATGCGACGCTGGCCTTCTGGCAGGGCGTGCTCGGCATGAGCGTGCATGCGCGCTACGATCCGCCGGGCATTGCCTTCATCATGGCCGGCGATGTGCGGCTCCTCTTCGCCGACGGCGTGCCGCCCGGCACCGTCTATCTCGACATTGCCGGTCTCGAGGCCTTCCATGCCGAGACGAAGGCCGCCGGTATTCCCTTCACCGCGCCGCCCGCGCTCGTGCACCGCGACACCGAGGGCCGGTTCGGTCCAGCGGGGGAAAGCGAATGGATGGCCTTTCTAAAGGATCCCGCAGGCAATACGATCGGCCTTGTCGAGCGCCTTGCGCCGGAACGAGATTGA
- the erpA gene encoding iron-sulfur cluster insertion protein ErpA codes for MGADAKTAMKVEMTDAAAKRIAKIVAGEPGKSALRVSVEGGGCSGFSYKFDLVDSRNDDDVAIEKDGATILIDDLSLVYMGGSVIDFVDDLMGQSFQIRNPNAVASCGCGTSFSV; via the coding sequence ATGGGCGCGGATGCCAAGACTGCCATGAAGGTCGAGATGACCGACGCCGCCGCGAAGCGGATCGCCAAGATTGTCGCTGGCGAACCCGGCAAGAGCGCCTTGCGCGTTTCCGTCGAAGGCGGCGGCTGCTCCGGCTTCTCCTACAAGTTCGATCTCGTCGACAGTCGCAACGACGACGACGTCGCCATCGAGAAGGACGGCGCGACGATCCTGATCGACGACCTCTCGCTGGTCTATATGGGCGGCTCGGTGATCGACTTCGTCGACGACCTGATGGGCCAGTCCTTCCAGATCAGGAACCCGAACGCCGTCGCCTCCTGCGGCTGCGGCACCAGTTTTTCCGTCTGA
- a CDS encoding deoxyguanosinetriphosphate triphosphohydrolase, with translation MSKDALGDIGFGYRPRAVYASDPARSRGRLFDEPESPTRTPFQRDRDRIIHSTAFRRLKHKTQVFVAHEGDHYRTRLTHSIEVAQIARALARALRGDEDLAEAVALVHDFGHTPFGHTGEEALNEKMAAWGGFDHNAQSLRIVTRLERRYADFDGLNLTWETLEGLVKHNGPLTDASGKGLKGPVPQAIRDYSELHDLELDRFAGIEAQCAAIADDIAYNSHDIDDGLRSGFLTLDMLEDVGLPGSILKGVRARYPQLDDVRTGHELMRRQITLMVEDVIASATANIERLKPESADAVRAAGETMVTFSASMAAEEKELKAFLYKHLYRHAEVMRVRADAERIVRDLFDVYFADPRAMPDGWREGLDRAEDRIKARSVADFLAGMTDTYALKEHRRLFDHTPDLS, from the coding sequence ATGAGCAAGGACGCTCTCGGCGATATCGGATTCGGCTATCGGCCGCGCGCCGTCTATGCGAGCGATCCGGCGCGGTCGCGCGGCCGGCTGTTCGACGAGCCCGAAAGCCCGACCCGCACGCCGTTCCAGCGCGACCGCGACCGCATCATCCATTCCACCGCCTTTCGCCGGCTGAAACATAAGACGCAGGTGTTCGTCGCGCATGAAGGCGACCACTATCGCACCAGGCTGACGCATTCGATCGAGGTGGCGCAGATCGCCCGCGCCTTGGCGCGGGCGCTGCGCGGCGACGAGGACCTCGCCGAAGCCGTCGCCCTGGTCCATGATTTCGGCCATACGCCCTTCGGCCATACCGGCGAGGAGGCGCTGAACGAGAAGATGGCTGCCTGGGGCGGGTTCGACCACAATGCGCAGTCGCTGCGCATCGTCACCAGGCTCGAGCGGCGTTACGCCGATTTCGACGGGCTGAACCTCACCTGGGAAACGCTGGAGGGGCTGGTCAAGCACAATGGGCCGCTGACCGACGCAAGCGGGAAAGGGCTCAAGGGTCCCGTGCCGCAGGCGATCCGCGATTACTCCGAACTGCACGACCTCGAGCTCGACCGCTTCGCCGGCATCGAGGCGCAGTGCGCGGCGATCGCCGACGACATTGCCTACAACAGCCATGACATCGATGACGGCCTGCGCTCCGGCTTCCTGACGCTGGACATGCTGGAGGACGTCGGCCTGCCGGGCTCGATCCTGAAGGGCGTGCGCGCCCGCTACCCGCAGCTCGATGACGTGCGCACCGGCCACGAGCTGATGCGCCGGCAGATCACGTTGATGGTGGAGGATGTGATTGCTTCCGCCACCGCCAATATCGAGCGCCTCAAGCCGGAGAGCGCGGATGCGGTGAGGGCGGCGGGCGAGACGATGGTCACCTTCTCCGCAAGCATGGCTGCCGAAGAGAAGGAGTTGAAGGCCTTTCTCTACAAGCATCTCTATCGGCATGCCGAAGTGATGCGTGTGCGGGCCGACGCCGAACGGATCGTTCGCGACCTGTTCGATGTCTATTTCGCCGATCCGCGCGCCATGCCCGACGGATGGCGCGAAGGGCTCGACCGCGCTGAAGATCGCATCAAGGCGCGCAGCGTTGCGGACTTCCTGGCAGGCATGACCGACACCTATGCGCTCAAGGAGCACAGGCGATTGTTTGACCATACGCCCGATTTGAGCTAG
- the argS gene encoding arginine--tRNA ligase has translation MNIFADFNARIVKAVETLDLKGKDGASPDLSRIAVEPPRDASHGDLATNAAMVLAKPTGQNPRALAEKLVEVLRADADIASADVAGPGFVNLRLKDGFWQAHLAALLGEGRNYGRSKIGGGRKANVEYVSANPTGPMHVGHCRGAVVGDTLANLMAFAGYDVTKEYVINDAGSQIDVLGRSAMLRYREALGQDIGEIPPGLYPGDYLVPVGQALAKEFGRSLLEMPEEEALAIAKDRTVDAMMAMIREDLALLNVHHDVFFSERTLHADNAKKIRAAIADLTLKGHIYKGKLPPPKGEKPDDWEDREQTLFRSTAVGDDMDRALVKSDGSFTYFAADVAYLKDKVERGFVDLIYVLGADHGGYVKRLEALARAVAGDTVKLTVLLCQLVKLFRDGEPVRMSKRSGDFVTLRDVVEEVGRDPIRFMMLYRKNDAPLDFDFAKVTEQSKDNPVFYVQYASARCHSVFRQASEQLGEANFDRNRLVASVSSLTDEGEMGLIRKLAEYPRLIESAALALEPHRLAFYLYDLASSFHAHWNRGTDNPDLRFVKVNDPQLTYARLGLVQAVSDVLTSGLTLIGADAPTEMR, from the coding sequence ATGAATATCTTCGCCGATTTCAACGCGCGGATCGTAAAAGCCGTCGAAACCCTTGATCTGAAGGGCAAGGATGGCGCATCGCCGGATCTGTCGCGCATCGCGGTCGAGCCGCCGCGCGACGCCAGCCACGGCGACCTTGCCACCAATGCGGCGATGGTGCTGGCGAAACCCACCGGACAGAACCCGCGCGCTCTTGCCGAGAAGCTGGTCGAGGTGCTGCGCGCCGATGCCGATATCGCGTCCGCCGACGTCGCCGGGCCGGGCTTCGTCAATCTCAGGCTGAAGGACGGGTTCTGGCAGGCGCATCTGGCGGCGCTGCTCGGTGAGGGCCGCAACTATGGCCGCTCGAAGATCGGCGGCGGCCGCAAGGCCAATGTCGAATATGTCTCGGCCAATCCGACCGGTCCGATGCATGTCGGGCATTGCCGCGGCGCCGTCGTCGGCGACACTTTGGCCAATCTGATGGCCTTCGCCGGCTACGACGTGACCAAGGAATATGTCATCAACGACGCCGGCTCGCAGATCGACGTGCTGGGACGCTCGGCCATGCTGCGCTATCGCGAGGCGCTTGGCCAAGACATCGGCGAGATCCCGCCGGGCCTCTATCCGGGTGACTATCTGGTCCCGGTCGGCCAGGCGCTGGCCAAAGAATTCGGCCGCAGCCTGCTGGAGATGCCGGAAGAGGAAGCGCTGGCGATCGCCAAGGACCGCACGGTCGACGCCATGATGGCGATGATCCGCGAGGACCTGGCGCTGCTCAACGTGCATCACGACGTGTTCTTCTCCGAGCGCACGCTGCATGCCGACAATGCCAAGAAGATCCGGGCGGCGATCGCCGACCTGACGCTCAAGGGCCATATCTACAAGGGCAAGCTGCCGCCGCCGAAGGGCGAGAAGCCGGACGACTGGGAAGACCGTGAGCAGACGCTGTTCCGCTCGACCGCCGTCGGCGACGATATGGACCGCGCGCTGGTCAAGTCCGACGGCTCGTTCACCTATTTCGCCGCCGACGTCGCCTATCTCAAGGACAAGGTCGAGCGCGGCTTCGTCGATCTGATCTATGTGCTCGGCGCCGACCATGGCGGCTACGTCAAGCGGCTGGAGGCACTGGCGCGCGCGGTCGCCGGCGATACGGTGAAGCTCACGGTCCTTCTCTGTCAACTGGTGAAGCTGTTTCGCGATGGCGAGCCCGTGCGCATGTCGAAACGGTCGGGTGATTTCGTCACGCTGCGCGACGTGGTGGAGGAGGTCGGCCGCGACCCGATCCGCTTCATGATGCTCTACCGCAAGAACGACGCGCCGCTCGATTTCGACTTCGCCAAGGTCACCGAGCAGTCCAAGGACAATCCGGTGTTCTACGTGCAATACGCCTCGGCGCGCTGCCACTCGGTGTTCCGGCAGGCGAGCGAGCAACTGGGCGAGGCGAATTTCGACCGCAACCGGCTCGTGGCCTCGGTTTCGTCGCTGACGGATGAGGGCGAGATGGGCCTGATCCGGAAGCTGGCTGAATATCCACGGCTGATCGAATCCGCCGCACTTGCGCTGGAGCCGCACCGGCTGGCATTCTACCTCTACGATCTGGCGTCGAGCTTCCACGCACACTGGAATCGGGGCACCGACAACCCAGACTTACGTTTTGTTAAGGTTAACGACCCACAATTGACGTATGCCAGACTAGGGCTGGTGCAGGCTGTTTCGGATGTTTTGACCTCCGGCCTGACGCTGATAGGAGCTGATGCGCCTACCGAAATGCGTTAG
- a CDS encoding SPOR domain-containing protein has translation MADRTQLKAAASNHIADDDPFAELTRIMGFDPRQPVRPQTPAAAKAAPVNQAAEESDFDIDLEKELMGEFDAAEESAPVTQPAVQHQPAYQLTDDELAASFEQDFVFDDAADHAHFATPRAPEPAADIASDDDFDPFDDDFDKAVARSLEVSPHEDEVSPLEDEVSPLEDDLSIDQEMAASLDDGFQIDHHGPDAGHGAVAAAEPAAVEPAAEAAFDADFDNAVQMSLEDELAFDDREIEQHPGAADVQPVEAHAAAEQSIADEDFDSQVDQAEFDQVMSDVDLGFDQPQELILEQELSVDDERPQSVEDEQPTAVEDEQLEAAEAPAEVAHFAADPEPVADYEPVGDHEASADQVVEDDFELSFRDALAEEAEAPAVDPEPVADHEAAADQVIEDDFELNFGDALAEEPEVPAVEPAAAAEPSFAEPAAAVSAPVPPVAAVEPAKPAATSSERSLEDELNALLGAMTARPIPAAPAPAAPIAAAPMPVAKEPASAPQPAGHTGHQAAADDLDWDLDEHEPARDEQTARPADADLDSLLADELDRQGFEEAAPEQNAEPSIDFDDEAFDAAFAKGIEMDAPVAPAEPSRSWSRVTPVAAPVEASFAPQPVAPAPQIAAPAYRDEPAKDHSAYAKPASAPQPRQYEEVPDVETVDVPERVVALADDLDIPELSFEEDQPAVPAYDDLDAEFAGLLSEMNATEIATAPAPSRGYDDESYSAGFKTGYDRRELRAETTSAPAAASYAAAASEFDADDLPGSRPVSQADDFATDDLDYDPELDEAMTVPGLAEREAAKPRSRGMMVAALVGAVVIAGGLGALAFSFGGKGGSEAPVIVKADNSPIKVKPENPGGAVVPNQDSKVYDAVAKGGAAKPAEPVQQKLVTNIEEPIDVASKEPPQSRIVDLSPDDTDAASGADAAANPDAAAPGPDAVASGPDAAAPSSAQGTAQPAAPTPKSEDRIAQVLQEADKGTGNDVVAVAPRKVKTMMVKPDGSLVAHEDPAPAAPKVAATEPADPAPQHVAPAGQGDAQATGTVTPATDQTAGQGDQTEVVKPAIPNAAPKNEAKAQSANTPAKVPVAPPRPSDQPVDIVGEVKPDQVASIDPAAAAGSGSWSMQIASQPTVESAQSTYQDLQRRYGSVLSGRKANIVKAEIAGKGTFYRVRVPAQSRNDAINLCTSYKAAGGTCFVSR, from the coding sequence ATGGCAGACAGAACCCAGCTGAAAGCAGCCGCAAGCAACCACATCGCCGATGACGATCCGTTCGCGGAATTGACCCGCATCATGGGCTTCGATCCGCGTCAGCCGGTCAGGCCGCAGACGCCGGCGGCCGCGAAGGCCGCGCCCGTAAACCAGGCCGCGGAAGAGAGCGACTTCGACATCGACCTCGAAAAGGAATTGATGGGCGAATTCGACGCTGCCGAGGAAAGCGCGCCGGTCACGCAGCCGGCAGTCCAGCACCAGCCGGCCTACCAACTCACCGACGACGAGCTTGCCGCTTCCTTCGAACAGGACTTCGTCTTTGACGACGCGGCCGATCACGCCCACTTTGCCACGCCGCGTGCGCCGGAGCCGGCCGCCGATATTGCCTCCGACGATGATTTCGACCCCTTCGACGATGATTTCGACAAGGCGGTCGCGCGCTCTTTGGAAGTCTCGCCGCACGAGGACGAAGTTTCGCCTCTGGAGGACGAAGTTTCGCCTCTGGAGGACGACCTTTCCATCGATCAGGAAATGGCAGCCTCGCTGGATGACGGCTTCCAGATCGACCATCATGGGCCCGACGCCGGCCATGGCGCCGTCGCGGCTGCCGAGCCTGCCGCTGTCGAGCCCGCGGCCGAGGCCGCATTCGATGCCGATTTCGACAACGCCGTGCAGATGTCGCTCGAGGACGAACTGGCGTTCGACGACCGCGAGATCGAGCAGCACCCCGGGGCCGCCGATGTTCAGCCGGTGGAAGCTCACGCCGCTGCCGAGCAATCGATCGCCGACGAAGATTTCGACAGCCAGGTAGATCAGGCCGAATTCGATCAGGTAATGTCCGACGTCGATTTGGGTTTCGATCAGCCGCAGGAGCTGATCCTGGAACAGGAGCTGTCGGTCGATGACGAGCGGCCGCAGTCTGTCGAGGACGAGCAGCCGACGGCTGTCGAGGACGAGCAGCTGGAGGCCGCCGAGGCGCCTGCGGAAGTTGCGCATTTCGCAGCCGATCCCGAACCCGTCGCCGATTACGAGCCTGTTGGCGACCACGAAGCATCTGCGGATCAGGTCGTCGAAGACGATTTCGAGCTCAGCTTCCGTGACGCCCTTGCCGAGGAGGCGGAGGCCCCCGCCGTCGATCCTGAACCCGTCGCCGATCACGAGGCCGCAGCCGATCAGGTCATCGAAGACGATTTCGAACTCAACTTCGGTGATGCTCTTGCCGAGGAGCCGGAAGTTCCCGCTGTCGAGCCAGCCGCCGCGGCTGAGCCGTCATTCGCCGAGCCTGCTGCGGCCGTATCGGCGCCGGTTCCGCCGGTCGCCGCAGTCGAGCCGGCCAAGCCGGCTGCGACCAGCAGCGAGCGGAGCCTGGAAGACGAACTCAACGCGTTGCTCGGCGCCATGACCGCGCGGCCCATTCCGGCCGCTCCGGCTCCGGCCGCCCCCATTGCAGCCGCCCCGATGCCAGTCGCCAAGGAACCCGCTTCGGCACCGCAGCCGGCCGGCCACACCGGCCATCAGGCCGCCGCCGATGATCTCGATTGGGATCTCGATGAGCACGAGCCTGCACGCGACGAGCAGACCGCTCGACCCGCCGATGCCGATCTCGATAGCCTGCTCGCCGACGAACTCGACCGGCAGGGCTTCGAAGAGGCGGCGCCTGAGCAGAATGCCGAACCGAGCATCGATTTCGATGACGAGGCTTTCGATGCCGCCTTCGCCAAGGGCATCGAGATGGACGCGCCGGTCGCGCCCGCCGAGCCGTCACGGTCGTGGAGTCGGGTGACCCCGGTCGCCGCCCCGGTGGAAGCGTCGTTCGCGCCGCAGCCGGTGGCTCCCGCGCCGCAGATAGCGGCTCCGGCCTACCGCGATGAGCCGGCGAAGGACCATTCCGCCTACGCCAAGCCGGCTTCGGCGCCGCAGCCTCGCCAGTATGAGGAAGTGCCCGATGTCGAGACGGTCGACGTGCCGGAGCGCGTAGTCGCACTGGCCGACGACCTCGATATTCCGGAGCTCAGCTTCGAGGAGGATCAGCCGGCGGTGCCCGCCTATGACGATCTCGACGCCGAATTCGCGGGTCTGCTCAGCGAGATGAACGCGACCGAGATCGCCACGGCGCCGGCGCCGAGCCGGGGTTATGACGACGAATCCTACAGCGCCGGATTCAAGACCGGCTATGATCGCCGCGAGTTGCGCGCCGAGACGACCTCCGCTCCGGCGGCCGCGTCCTATGCCGCAGCCGCGAGCGAATTCGATGCCGACGACTTGCCCGGCAGCCGGCCGGTTTCGCAGGCGGACGATTTCGCCACCGATGACCTCGACTACGATCCCGAACTCGATGAGGCGATGACTGTGCCGGGCCTTGCCGAACGGGAGGCAGCAAAGCCGCGCAGCCGTGGCATGATGGTTGCCGCGCTCGTCGGCGCCGTGGTTATCGCGGGCGGCCTTGGCGCGCTTGCCTTCTCCTTTGGCGGCAAGGGCGGCAGCGAAGCGCCCGTGATCGTGAAGGCCGACAATTCGCCGATCAAGGTCAAGCCGGAGAATCCGGGTGGCGCCGTGGTGCCGAACCAGGACAGCAAGGTCTATGACGCGGTCGCCAAGGGTGGTGCGGCCAAGCCTGCCGAGCCGGTGCAGCAGAAACTGGTGACCAACATCGAGGAGCCGATCGACGTGGCGTCCAAGGAACCGCCGCAGAGCCGGATCGTCGATCTTTCGCCCGACGACACCGATGCAGCGTCTGGCGCCGACGCAGCGGCCAATCCCGACGCGGCAGCGCCGGGTCCGGACGCAGTAGCGTCGGGTCCTGACGCGGCAGCGCCGAGTAGCGCCCAGGGCACCGCGCAGCCGGCCGCTCCGACGCCGAAATCGGAGGACCGCATCGCCCAGGTGCTGCAAGAGGCCGACAAGGGGACCGGCAATGACGTCGTCGCCGTAGCGCCGCGCAAGGTCAAAACCATGATGGTGAAGCCTGACGGCTCGCTGGTCGCGCACGAGGATCCGGCTCCTGCCGCGCCGAAAGTGGCGGCAACCGAGCCAGCCGATCCGGCGCCGCAGCACGTTGCTCCGGCCGGGCAGGGCGACGCCCAGGCGACGGGGACGGTCACGCCGGCCACCGACCAGACTGCCGGTCAGGGCGACCAGACCGAGGTGGTCAAGCCAGCGATACCCAATGCCGCGCCGAAGAATGAAGCCAAGGCCCAGTCGGCCAACACGCCGGCGAAGGTGCCGGTGGCGCCGCCACGCCCTTCCGACCAGCCGGTAGACATCGTCGGCGAGGTCAAGCCCGACCAGGTCGCTTCCATCGATCCGGCGGCGGCGGCAGGCAGCGGCTCGTGGTCGATGCAGATCGCCTCGCAGCCGACGGTTGAAAGCGCCCAGTCGACCTATCAGGACCTGCAGCGCCGCTACGGCAGCGTGCTTTCCGGGCGCAAGGCTAACATCGTCAAGGCAGAGATCGCCGGCAAGGGCACGTTCTACCGCGTCCGGGTTCCGGCGCAGTCGCGCAACGACGCGATCAACCTGTGCACCAGCTATAAGGCGGCCGGCGGCACCTGCTTCGTCTCGCGCTGA
- the nagZ gene encoding beta-N-acetylhexosaminidase: protein MTESKSMILGCAGKSLAPEEISFYRDERPWGFILFARNIGETEQIRDLVASMRDCVGRPDAPVFIDQEGGRVQRLRPPLAPNYPAGGALGALWRDDREAGRRAAWLLARLHAFDLLRHGVTADCLPVLDVPVKGASEVIGARAYGTKPNAVIELGRASAEGLMAGGVLPVMKHIPGHGHAFADTHFALPTVDTPLAALRRRDFAPFKALNHLPMAMTAHVVYSAVDPDNPATTSAKVVSEVIRGEIGFDGLLMSDDTSMKALSGDFPSKAAAILAAGVDLVLHCNGVFEEMSGIASRTTALAGKSLARAERALTYIRSRDVADETAIREEFATYFEAVA, encoded by the coding sequence ATGACCGAATCAAAATCCATGATCCTCGGCTGTGCCGGGAAATCGCTCGCTCCTGAGGAAATCAGCTTCTATCGGGATGAACGCCCCTGGGGTTTCATCCTGTTCGCGCGCAACATCGGAGAGACCGAGCAGATCCGCGACCTGGTCGCTTCGATGCGCGACTGTGTCGGACGGCCGGACGCTCCGGTCTTCATCGACCAGGAAGGCGGCCGTGTGCAGCGGCTGCGGCCGCCGCTGGCGCCGAACTATCCGGCAGGCGGCGCGCTTGGCGCCCTTTGGCGTGACGATCGCGAAGCCGGCCGCCGCGCCGCATGGCTCCTGGCGCGCCTGCACGCCTTCGATCTCCTGCGCCATGGCGTCACCGCCGATTGCCTGCCGGTCCTAGATGTTCCGGTCAAAGGCGCGAGCGAGGTGATCGGCGCTCGTGCCTATGGCACGAAGCCCAATGCCGTGATCGAGCTTGGCCGAGCTTCGGCCGAAGGCTTGATGGCGGGCGGCGTCCTGCCCGTCATGAAGCACATTCCGGGCCACGGCCACGCTTTTGCCGACACCCATTTCGCGCTGCCGACGGTCGATACACCGCTCGCCGCATTACGGCGACGCGATTTCGCTCCATTCAAGGCGCTCAATCACCTGCCGATGGCGATGACGGCGCATGTCGTTTACAGCGCTGTCGACCCGGACAATCCGGCGACAACCTCGGCCAAGGTTGTGAGCGAGGTGATCCGAGGCGAGATCGGCTTCGATGGGCTCCTGATGAGTGACGACACGTCGATGAAGGCACTTTCTGGGGATTTCCCGTCAAAGGCGGCCGCGATCCTTGCGGCAGGTGTCGATCTCGTTCTTCACTGCAACGGCGTTTTCGAGGAAATGTCCGGCATCGCGTCGCGCACGACGGCCCTCGCAGGCAAGTCCTTGGCGAGGGCGGAGCGGGCACTGACCTATATAAGGAGCCGCGACGTCGCCGACGAAACCGCGATACGCGAGGAATTCGCCACCTATTTCGAAGCGGTGGCCTGA
- a CDS encoding ScpA family protein: MDRLWAENDDSRLTGDPSLVVDVAGFEGPLDLLLHLARNQKVDLARISILALAEQYLAFIEKVRALRLELAADYLVMAAWLAFLKSKLLIPKQPGEEGESGEELAAVLQFRLKRLEAMRDAAARLVNRNRLGRDVFARGMPEMVIIEKRNAYSASLYDLLTAYAQQRQRQAINNVTIARRAVWSLKDAREVLARLIGTVSNWTALDSFLIQYLATPEEKRTAVASSFAATLEMVREGKLEVRQDQVFAPIYLRGRAQGVKAVEVVS, translated from the coding sequence ATGGACCGTCTGTGGGCCGAGAACGACGATTCACGCCTCACTGGCGATCCTTCGCTGGTGGTCGACGTCGCCGGTTTCGAGGGGCCGCTCGACCTTCTCCTGCATCTGGCGCGCAACCAGAAGGTCGATCTCGCCCGCATCTCGATCCTGGCGCTCGCCGAGCAGTATCTGGCTTTCATCGAGAAGGTGAGGGCGCTGAGGCTGGAGCTTGCGGCCGACTATCTCGTGATGGCGGCGTGGCTCGCCTTCCTCAAGTCGAAGCTGCTGATCCCGAAACAGCCAGGCGAAGAGGGCGAGAGCGGCGAGGAACTGGCGGCGGTGCTGCAATTCCGGCTGAAGCGGCTGGAGGCGATGCGCGATGCCGCGGCGCGGCTGGTCAACCGCAACCGGCTCGGCCGCGATGTCTTCGCGCGCGGCATGCCGGAAATGGTCATCATCGAGAAGCGCAACGCCTATTCGGCTTCGCTCTACGATCTTTTGACCGCCTATGCGCAACAGCGCCAGCGGCAGGCGATCAACAATGTGACGATCGCCCGGCGCGCCGTCTGGTCGCTTAAGGACGCGCGCGAAGTGCTGGCGCGGTTGATCGGGACGGTCAGCAACTGGACCGCGCTGGACAGCTTCCTGATCCAATATCTGGCGACGCCGGAAGAGAAGCGGACGGCGGTCGCCAGCTCCTTCGCCGCGACGCTCGAAATGGTGCGCGAGGGGAAACTGGAAGTGCGGCAGGATCAGGTTTTCGCACCGATCTATCTGCGCGGCCGCGCGCAAGGGGTCAAGGCAGTCGAGGTGGTATCATGA
- the scpB gene encoding SMC-Scp complex subunit ScpB — protein MSERANASVIPFKVDDEPEDETAELGSIENLAERLQLSEAVRMAEAIIFASAEPVSERQLAARLPDGVNITAAMADLQEIYAKRGVNLVRVGDAWAFRTAGDLAFLMSRDSVQQRKLSRAALEVLAIIAYHQPVTRAEIEDIRGVETSKGTLDTLLETEWVRMRGRRRTPGRPVTYGTTDAFLDHFALEEIRDLPGMEELKGAGLLSTRMPSNFSMPVPPADPDALTEDEDALTDIDLEELGLLTPRVTEE, from the coding sequence ATGAGCGAACGCGCCAACGCTTCGGTCATCCCGTTCAAGGTCGACGACGAACCGGAAGACGAGACGGCCGAACTGGGCTCTATCGAGAACCTCGCCGAGCGGCTGCAGTTGTCGGAAGCTGTCCGCATGGCCGAGGCGATTATATTCGCCAGCGCCGAGCCGGTCAGCGAAAGGCAATTGGCGGCGCGCCTGCCCGACGGCGTCAATATCACGGCGGCAATGGCCGATCTGCAGGAGATCTACGCCAAGCGCGGCGTCAATCTGGTGCGGGTCGGCGATGCCTGGGCATTCCGCACCGCCGGCGATCTTGCGTTCCTGATGAGCCGGGACTCGGTCCAGCAGCGAAAGCTCTCTCGCGCGGCGCTCGAGGTGCTGGCGATCATTGCCTATCACCAGCCGGTGACGCGCGCCGAGATCGAGGACATCAGAGGCGTCGAAACCTCCAAGGGCACGCTGGACACGCTGCTCGAAACCGAATGGGTGAGGATGCGCGGCCGGCGACGCACGCCCGGCCGTCCCGTGACCTATGGCACCACCGACGCCTTCCTCGACCATTTCGCGCTGGAGGAAATCCGTGACCTGCCCGGCATGGAAGAGCTGAAGGGCGCCGGGCTCCTGTCGACGCGCATGCCGTCCAATTTCTCGATGCCCGTCCCGCCTGCCGATCCGGATGCGCTGACCGAGGACGAGGATGCGCTGACCGATATCGACCTCGAGGAACTCGGATTGCTGACCCCGCGCGTCACGGAAGAGTGA
- a CDS encoding twin-arginine translocase TatA/TatE family subunit → MGSFSIWHWMIVLVIVLLVFGRGKIPELMGDMAKGIKSFKKGMADDDVDDKRTVEHRADETVSPGKEKVSKS, encoded by the coding sequence ATGGGTTCATTTTCGATTTGGCACTGGATGATCGTGCTGGTCATCGTGCTTCTGGTGTTCGGCCGGGGCAAGATTCCCGAGCTGATGGGCGACATGGCCAAGGGCATCAAGAGCTTCAAGAAGGGCATGGCTGACGACGACGTCGACGACAAGCGTACCGTCGAGCACCGCGCCGACGAGACCGTTTCGCCGGGCAAGGAAAAGGTCAGCAAGAGCTGA